The Rubripirellula reticaptiva DNA window GGGGCCAGCATTCCTGGCGGCGTGGGACAAGTATTCATCGCGGTCAGCCGTCGCAGGATTATCCGACAAAAATCTCAGCAAGCTCGCAGTCACCTCCCACCGTTGCACACCCAACAGAATCGATGCCAAGTTGACGCCGGGGGTTTGGGACCAAACATCATCGCTCGCTGGTGCGTTGTTCATCAGATTGGCAACGGCGATGCGGATCGTTTGCCGCAGCACTGGATCGCGATCTGGAACTGACGACAACCGCTTCAGCAGCAAAGCCACGTCAGTTGTCCGGCCATGGCATCCCAGCAATTCTGCCGATGTGCGAACGACGTGAGCATTGCCAGCGGCGAGTCCCGTTCGCACCTCGTCCAGATGCCGACCGTCGCTTGATTCGTGTTCCAGCAAACGGCCAGCCTGTCGCAGCGATATCACCTGATCCAGAGCGGGCGTCAACGGAGGACCGGCCTGCTGATCACCCGTGTATCGAATTTGCCAAATCCGGCCGCTCGTACGATCACGTTCGGGATGTTCCAGCGGCACTTCGTAATGGCCGATGATCTTGTTGTAAAAGTCGGCAACGTAGATATTGCCGTCCGGTCCAAACTGCACATCGACGGGGCGAAACCAAGGGTCATCGCTGGTCAAAAAGTCCGCGCGTTCTTCGCCGATCGCCGTCGCGCCCCGAAAGATTCGCTGGTTGCGATTCAGTCGCGATGTCATCACGTTGCCGCTAATAAACTGCTCACGCAGCGGAACAATCGAGCTATCGGGCGGAACGAACAGCAGTCCAGAAATGGCAGTGCTGCCGTGCAGATGGTCCAGCATCGGCGGCAGGAAACCGAGGCCGTCATGCGGCCTGCCGAAACTGGGATAGCACGCGCCGCGAATCAACTGCGAAATCGGTTTGCTGTGACAGTCGGCCGAATAGAAGTAGCCCCACTCGTCGGTCGTCATTCCAAACGGGTTGACCTGGCCGTGTGTGTAATGCTCGACGCGGCTGCCGTCGGGGCGAAAGCGAAACGCATTGCCCGAGTGCATCGTCACGACGTGTCCATCGGTGCCCGCGACTTGGCTTTGGTTGTTGAATCCGTGGCAGGCATGAATCCATCCGTCGCCCGCGTCACGCAACGAATTCACCATCCCGTGCGTGTCGCGCGACGTATCGAATGGACCGAGCACGACGTCGCGCCGATCGCACTTGCCATCGCCGTCGGTGTCTCGCAGATACCACAGATTGGGAATACTGAAACAGAGACAGCCTTCGCCATACGGCAGCACGCCGATTGGAATGTTCAATCCATCAGCAAACGTTTCAAAGCGATCAGCCGCACCGTCGCCGTCGGTATCTTGAAGGATCGATACCGCATCGCGAGCTTTGTCGGGATCTGTCGCCGGATAGGGATACTCGACGCTGTGCGTTACCCACAATCGTCCGCCTGCGTCAAACGCCATGTTCAGCGGCTTAGAGATTTGCGGTTCGGACGCGAAAAGTCGAATCTCGAATCCGGGCGGCAGATGAAACCCTCGTCGTTGTTGTTCGGGGGACTGCCAGTCCGTCGAACGAACACCTTCGCCGTAAATCGCTGCATCCGTAATGGGCTCGGCCGCAGGCGGCAACCCAATAGGATCGGCACTCCAACTCTTGCCAACGAGGCAAACGACCAGAAGAGCACATTGCATGATCGTTGGGCCAGGCTTCAAGGTTTTATCCATTTGATTGCCACGCGTTTTGTTGCCAGAGCAAATTTGGGGTGTCGAGACGAAAGAGCAGCGAAACGTCAAGTCGATTCTAGCTTTAGACCTAGTCTTTCAAGATCTACAATCCGTTTAGACCAGTCGATTCGGCAAGGGGCTCCGATCGGTTGGTCATCGCGATAGACGCCCAGCGACAAAGATCGAATTCGATCGTGGCGGACTTGCTTGTCGACCAACGGCATGGCAGCCGATCGGTCCTGCAGAGCTTCCAGCAACTGCTGTTTTTCTTCGTCCAACCAAGCGATCGCGATGCGGTGCAGCGCGACAATACGGAACCAGTGCCAAGGCTTTTCGACAGACACACATTGCCGGCACCATTTCCAATCGGCAAACCTGCGCAAGTCATCCGGTCGAATTAGAAAACAACGCACGCACTTCTTACGCACAACCGTTCGGTCTTCACACGTCATCGCGAACAGCCACGGTTCTCGCGGAATCGACGTCACTGCAAACAGACCCGCAATGTGCCCCATCGCGTCGTTGACGAGTTCAAAACCAAGTGTTCCTTCGGTGTTTAAGATCGGATCGGCGAGCGTACAATCGTTGGCCGCTTTCTCAACGGCTTCGCGAACGGCGATGTTGTCGTAAAGATCATTTAGAGTTGTTTTCGGAGCCATATTGCGGAACAACAAAACCCATCGCTGCGGCATTTGCTCGGCCACTTGCGACGCTGACGTCTCGACCTCGCCGGCCGATGGGCCATCGACGGCGGCACTGTCGTTCGTATCGTCAGGCGACAGATAATGCACTTGAAAAACGAAGTCATCTGAGTCACCGGATTGCAATCGCTGGATCGCGTTGAGACGGCGCCGGAACAGCAAAAACCAACTAACCAAAATCCCGGCCAGAAAACCGCCAGCCTTGCCAAGGAATTCAGGCAACAATCGCTCCCATTGCAGCGTCATGAGCCAGTCGATGAAAGGTTGCAAGTTTTTGTCCATCTGTTGGTGAGGCAATCGTTGACGCGCGTAGAGTGAGTTTCGCAACACAGTTTACGAAAGATTATGTCGCCTAAACGATCCGCAGGTAGCCCCCGGCATTGCCCCCAACCACGACATTGTTTGCGTCAACAATATTAGCGATCGGCGTCCCGTAACGCTTCGACTTGGTCAAGCATGGCTTGGAACTCGTCTTCGGTCAGTACCGTCACGCCGAGCGTTCTAGCCTTTTCCAATTTGCTGCCGGCCTTTTCGCCAGCCAACAGGAAGTCCGTTTTTTTACTTACGCTTGTCGATGCACGACCACCAAGTCTTTCAATCAACCCCTTTATTTCGTTTCGTTTGAATTTCTGCAGCGTTCCCGTCACGACTACGGTCTTACCCGCAATCGGTGTATCGCCTTCGACTTCGATTGGCTCGGGATCTGATAGCTCGACTCCCACGCGAGCGAACTCCTCGAACATTTGCTTTCCAACGTCGCTGGCACAGAACTCACAAACGCTCTCCGCGATGCGGTCACCGATTTCATGAATCGCCGCCAAATCTTCTTGCGACGCCGCCATCAACGACGCAATCGTAAAGTGGTCATGCGTGATCAGCTTG harbors:
- a CDS encoding PVC-type heme-binding CxxCH protein, with translation MDKTLKPGPTIMQCALLVVCLVGKSWSADPIGLPPAAEPITDAAIYGEGVRSTDWQSPEQQRRGFHLPPGFEIRLFASEPQISKPLNMAFDAGGRLWVTHSVEYPYPATDPDKARDAVSILQDTDGDGAADRFETFADGLNIPIGVLPYGEGCLCFSIPNLWYLRDTDGDGKCDRRDVVLGPFDTSRDTHGMVNSLRDAGDGWIHACHGFNNQSQVAGTDGHVVTMHSGNAFRFRPDGSRVEHYTHGQVNPFGMTTDEWGYFYSADCHSKPISQLIRGACYPSFGRPHDGLGFLPPMLDHLHGSTAISGLLFVPPDSSIVPLREQFISGNVMTSRLNRNQRIFRGATAIGEERADFLTSDDPWFRPVDVQFGPDGNIYVADFYNKIIGHYEVPLEHPERDRTSGRIWQIRYTGDQQAGPPLTPALDQVISLRQAGRLLEHESSDGRHLDEVRTGLAAGNAHVVRTSAELLGCHGRTTDVALLLKRLSSVPDRDPVLRQTIRIAVANLMNNAPASDDVWSQTPGVNLASILLGVQRWEVTASLLRFLSDNPATADRDEYLSHAARNAGPEQLDDCVRVAREITGSDREKQFDVLEVLCDAQNARPRDVAASLRQWASQLVQAELANVDKTGKRLSWFTDDGVSWQSEKRKLESGEDAMLVSSFGRGETYIGALISDTFAAPESIEFWMAGHNGLPSEQDHGKNTVRLILDETGEVLHEATPPRNDMARPFRWDTASVAGRGVHIECIDGDSGASYAWLAVGRFEPVWLSYADDSSPLATSLAWINRLGLNESMDSLCAMLDSNRLSRRWRVEVASTIARLRDDLDAAIVLQILQDSKAPNDLVERTIKSMLVRDREAFHEATRQLCKELSSGGQRDLAMAWATSGAEVETLLDMAQWGWISREVLVDATVAQAVHPRLTAQQRHRLDEMTKGIGADDSALKALEDLKATVVSDSGDRTNGKRLYTKHCAVCHQLRGEGAVVGPQLDGATTRSIERLLEDIVTPDQNVDQAFRTTSFLLDNGRVIVGLVASENDRQINVLLTDGTKVNVDVANIEQRREAGRSLMPSNFAESLSPDEFGDLITFLRSKD